The genomic segment GAGACGTTGAATGAGGAACTGGAAAAGCAGTTTGCCGTCAAACTGCACGTCGTCGTCGGCATTCACGCGGGGCCATCCATCGTCGGCGTCATGGGCTATGGCGCAGCGAAGACGCTGACGGCTATTGGCGATACTGTCAATGTGGCGAGCAGGCTGGAAAGTGCCGCCAAGGAATTCGGCACTGATATCGTGGTGTCGGAACCGGTGCTGGCACAATCCGGCCACGACGCCGCACTCTTACAAAGCAGGACCATCCCCATCCGCGGCAAGAGCTCGCAGATGAAGGTCTTCCTGATTTCACGAGCAGAAAGCCAGCTGTTTTTATAGTCGGCCTAGACCTTGCGGTAGAGAAAATACCGGTCTTCCGGCACCGAGGCCGGGACAGGAATGGGGTTCAGGCTGTTCTCTTCCAACGGAAGCCCCGAGACGGCCACCCCACCCTTGGCAAGCATTCCCGCGACGAGTTGAGGCAGCCATGTCAATGTCACCGCATCCTTTTCCGGGTACCCCGTGCCGATATCCGCATGCACCAGCGATGCCTCGCCCCCGAGATAGTCCTGCGCTGTCTCTGCGATCTCGCCAATGACAAGATCCTTTTCATCCGGCACGGAGGACGCGTGGGCGCCCATGGCCCGGTCGAAAGCCACGATGCGGCGGTCCGGGAACAGCTCGCGAAGATGGTTGAAGGTGCGCCCGTTGCCAAGCCCGATCTCCATCACCGCACCTTGCGCTGGTAGATCGAGATCGGCGTGCACGTGGTTGAGGATATCACGCTGCGCCGTCAGGCGGCGAATGAAGCTGTCCAGTCTGCTCATCTGTCGAATACTTCCGTCAGGCTTTGATGATGTGGCTTGCGACGATGCCGCGTCGGGCAAAGGCGTTGCGCGTATCGATGATCAAGGGTGCCCATTCGCTGAGGCTTTGGTAGTCGATGTCGTCGTGATCGGTTGCGATGAGAACGGCATCGAAAGCGCCAATCGTCTGTGCGTCCCAGGTCACGGACTTCATGCCCAAGAGATCGCCATACTCACGCGTCTTTGGAATCTCCGAAACGTAGGAATCATAGTAGGACGGCTGGCCGCTGCGTTCCTTGATGAGTTCGATCAGCTTCAGCGACGGGCTTTCTCTGATATCAGGGACGTTCTTCTTGTAGGCGAGGCCAACGATCAGGACCTTCGAGCGGCTCAATGCCTTGCCGCGATGGATATCGAGCGCCTCTGCCAGCCGACCGACGATATGGCGCGGCATGCCAGTATTGATCTGCCCGGCAAGCTCTATGAAGCGCGTCGGCAGTTCATATTCGCGGGATTTCCACGTGAGATAAAAGGGATCGATCGGGATGCAGTGGCCGCCAAGGCCCGGGCCCGGATAAAACGGCATGAAACCGAACGGCTTGGTTTTTGCCGCATCGATCACCTCCCAAATATCGATGCCCATCGCTTCATAGACGACCTTCAACTCGTTGACGAGCGCGATGTTGACGGCCCGAAAGACGTTTTCGGTGATTTTCACGGCCTCTGCCGTTGCGTTCGTGGACACAGGTACAACTGTCTTGACGACTGCGCCATAAAAGGCCGCCATCAACTGGCCCGCATCCTCACCGTCGCCCGCCACCACTTTCGGAATGGTCGAAGTCTGGAAATCACGATTGCCGGGGTCTTCCCGTTCTGGAGAAAAGCCGAGGAAGAAATCCGTAGCGGACCGGAGCCCGGTCTTTTCGAGAATGGATTTGACGATACCATCCGTGGTGCCGGGATAGGTGGTCGATTCGAGAACGATCAATTGCCCAGGGCGCAACGTGGCGGCGATTTCCCGGCAGGTGTTTTCGACATAGGACAGATCGGGATCGCGGTATTTCGTCAGCGGCGTCGGCACGCAGATCGCGATCACATCGCATTCGCCAAGCTTTGCGAAGTCGCAGGTCGCGGTGAACAGGCCGTCAGCGCGCGCGCCGTTCAAAACATCGTGTGAAACGGCCTCGATGTAGCTTTCGCCCGCATCGATGGCTGTGATCTTGCCCGGATCGATATCGAAACCCACGACCTCGAAGCCGGAACGGGCGATGGTCATGGCAAGCGGCAGGCCGACATAGCCGAGGCCGATAACACCGGCCTTCGCCTTTTTAGATTGGATCAGATCAAGAAGTTGCTGTGCGTTTGAAGAGGAAGTCAAAGCTGATTGCGCTCCGCGCATGAAAAACATGCCCTTCAGTTGGGCGAGAACCAACACAGTGTCAAGGTTGACGCGGCCAAATTCCCATTGACGAGACGCGCAGTCGCACCGCACAACACGACGATGAAAATCGCATTCTATGCACCGCTGAAATCGCCACATCATCCGGTGCCATCCGGCGACCGTTTGATGTCACGCCTTCTGATCAAAGCGATGCAGCTTTGCGGACATGAGGTAACTGTCGTCTCGGAGTTGCGCAGTTTTCTGCGCGAGCCCGACGGAGATGCAAATACCTCATTGCGGGTGACAGCCAGTGCTGAGAAAGAGCGCATCATCGCCGATTGGCGAGCGAATGGCAGGCCGGATATCTGGTTTTGCTACCACCCCTATTACAAAGCGCGGGACCTTCTGGGACCGGATCTGTGCAGGCGCTTCGAATTGCCCTATGTTACCGCAGAGGCGTCCTATTCCGCGAGACGCAACGCGTCGGGCTGGTCTGAGACACAGGCAGAGCTCCTCGACGATCTGCGTTTTGCCGCTGTGAATATCTGTTTCACACGCCGGGACCGCGATGGGCTCATCCACGCGGATCCAAACCTCGCATGCACCATGCTCCCTCCCTTCATCGACGCCTCCAGATTCGTCACAACGGCTCCAAACCCGACGGACAACCACCTCGTCACGGTGGCGATGATGCGTTCCGGTGACAAGTTCAGCAGCTATCAGGCGCTAGCCAGCGCGCTTGCTCTTGTGCCAAAGAATTTTACCTGGACGCTTAATATCATAGGCGATGGCCCGGAGCGCGACGCGGTGCAGCGTCTTTTCGAAACCTTCGATCCCAACCGTATCGTCTGGCATGGCGAGCAAAATCCGACCAATGTCGCAGACATTCTGTCGCGCTCATCGCTCTATGTCTGGCCCGGCCATGGCGAAGCCTATGGGCTCGCCTATCTGGAGGCGCAGGCGGCTGGCTTGCCGGTCATCGCAGAGAATATCGCGGGGGTTCCAGAGGTTGTGCGAGACGGCGAGACCGGTCTACTAACAGCATCAGGAGATATCAAAGCCTATGCCGACGCGGTTATGACACTGCTTACGCAGCATGATCTACGCCGGGACATGGCACGCAAAGCGCGCCAGTTTGCGACGGAAGAACGCTCGCTCGAAAATGCAGCAGCCACGTTGAACGGCATCCTCACAAACCTGCCGGAGCAGACATCATGACGGAAAGACTGTTGCTCGACACGCTGGATGAGTTCGCCAGCCGAGGTGTTGTCGCCGATCTTTGGCTGCGGGATGACGATGCCACGCAGCCGAGCGCAGCGCTTGACCGCCTGCTTGCCCTTTCGGCTGAATTTTCTGTTCCTATGACCCTCGCCGTCATTCCCGAGCCCACAGACATATCGCTGGCATATCGTCTAGCGCAGACCAGCGGGATCGACGTTGCGGTTCATGGCTGGGCGCATCGCAACCACGCCACCCCCGCAGAGAAAAAACGCGAACTCGGACTCCACAGGCCGCTCGACGCCGTCATGGACGATCTGCGCCTTGGATTTGACAAGCTGACCTCGCTGCATGAAGCACGCTTCGTGCCCATGCTCGTGCCACCATGGAACCGCATCGATGACGCGGTGATCGCCGAACTACCCCAAATCGGGTTTAAAGCCCTGTCGGTCTACGGTCCTGAAAAAAGCAACGTGTTCCCCCTCTTCAACACCCATGTCGATGTCATCGACTGGCGCGGGACGCGGGGTGGCAAAGACCATGACCTGCTGTTTGCCGAAACGGCGGAGCGGATGCGGGAAGCGCTGGCGACGGGCGGAATGACCGGCATCCTCACCCATCATCTTGACCACGACGAGAGCGTTTGGGCGTTTCTTCATCACCTGTTTTCACTGACCGCCGATCACCCCGGTTGCCGCTGGCGGTCTTCGCGTCAGTGGCTTGCTGGCATCTCACCATGATTTCCAGGCGATCAGCAGGCCATCGCCATTCGCATCGCCGCGTTCCCTGATCGCTTCGACTTCGCTGAGAGGAGACCTGTCGGGGACGTTGGCAGCAACGAAATCGCCGCCTGCGAGACAGACCGAACCCGCACGTGCAACGACGGTAAAGATAAGCGGACCCGTTGCCCACCAGGCCGGTGCTTTCGGCAGTCGTTCAAAGATTTCGGGAAACGCATCCAGCATGCGCTTGAAAACGGGATGGCCCGGCGGCGTTGCTATGAACGAGTTGGCCAGGAGGATGCTACCCGTTCCGGTCTGACGCGGCACATCCTCGCCAAAGGCCGTCAACCCGATCATCGGCAGGACGTCGCTAAAGCTGATATCGTCACGCGCCGGGTAAAAATCACAATCCAGATAGATACCACCGAACGCATGCAGAATGATGTAGCGCGCAACGTCGACGGCACCGGGATAATCGCCATCAGCCAGCATGCGCGCAAAAATGGGGTGAGCCAGAATCCCGGCCGCTTCAAGATCTGCCTCACGCCACAGGCGATAATCAAGACCGTGATGGGCAGCGTGGGCAGCCCAGGCAAGGGTCGATACAGGGACTTGCTTGTCTCCGATCCATATCTGATGGAGGATTTTCGGGACCGGCTCCCGGTTTCTGGCGGCGATCTCGCGCCGGTCCTCGAGCGAAAATCGGCCATAGAGTTCGAACACGTCAGGGGGCGGAACCAGCAGATATTGGTAGCCGGTTTTTGTGACCGCATCACCTTGCGTCTTGGCCAGTCGAAGATAGGCAGAGTGAAGCTTGCGCGGCAAACCGAGCGCCGTTTTCTCACCCATCAGGTGTTGCTCGCTCGCCTGCGAAAGCTGCCCGAGAATATCGCGAGCGTTCTCGAAATTCGCCTGCTCGATTGCCCGTCTGGCACGTGCCAGCATTTCGTCGAAATAGGCCTTGTCGGGCATGACAGCTCCTTAGATATTCATCACCAAGACATATCTTCGAAATAGACGTTTCCGCGCAAGTCCGACCGCTTTGGAACTTCCTGATATTTTCGATGTTTCAGGAGCATAGACAGAACTAAAGGCCTGCGATAACGTAAATTTTGATGGCCCTTAAATACATGCCACAGCAAAATAAGAAAACGGTGAGGACACCCTTGGCATGAGTTCAGGCGCCGATCTGCTTCGCATTGAAGACCTGCAGGTTTCGTTCTCTCTGATGGGCGGAAAGATCGATGCCGTCAGGAACACCAGCCTGCGTATTTTGCCAGGAAAGGTCACCGCACTCGTCGGCGAATCCGGCTCCGGCAAATCCGTCATCGGCCAAACCATCATGGGCATTCAGCCACGCACTGCGAGCGTCAAAGGCCGCGTGCTGTTTTCCGATCCCGCGCGTCCCGGCAAGGAGCCGGTGGATTTGCTGCGACTGGAACAGGACGGCAAGCCGATGCGCGCCATCCGGGGCAACCGCATCGGTCTGATTTTTCAGGAGCCGATGACATCGTTTTCCCCGCTCCACACGGTCGGCAACCAGATCGATGAAGCCTTGCGCATTCATTCGGTGCTGACGCCAAAAGAGCGGCAGGAAAAAATGGAGGAGACGCTCGACCTCGTCGGCTTCTCCAATCCGGTTAAGATTTGCACGATGTACCCGTTTGAACTGTCTGGCGGCATGCGGCAGCGCGCCATGATCGCCATGGCGCTCATCTGCCGGCCTGCCCTTCTGATTGCCGACGAGCCGACAACGGCGCTCGATGTCACCATTCAGGCGCAAATCCTCAAGCTGCTGCGTGACCTGCAAAGCCGCCTCAATATGGGCATGTTGCTCATCACCCACGATCTCGGCGTTGTCGCCAATATCGCCGATGAGGTCGCCGTGATCTATCAGGGCGAGATCATGGAAGCGGGTCCGGTGAGCGAAATTTTCCGCTCACCGTCGCACCCCTATCTCAAGGGCCTGATGGCAGCGGTTCCGCATTTCGACATGAAGCCGGGCGAGCGGTTGAAGGCTCTGCGTGAAGTCATCGTCGACAAGGAAAGCCTCATCGGCAAGAAATCGGCGACGGTCGACAAGGCACAAGGAGTTCTTCTCAGCGTCAAGAATGTCAGCAAGACCTACACCACCCGCAAATCGAGCTGGTTCACATCCGGCAAATCCAGCGCCACCAAAGCCGTGGACGGCGTAAGCTTCGATATTCTGCGCGGCGAATGTCTGGGTCTTGTGGGTGAAAGTGGAAGTGGCAAGACCACCGTCAGCAAAATTCTGATGCGGGCCGTCCGCCCGGATGAAGGCTCCATCATTTTCCACAGCCGCAATGGCGACATTGACGTTCTGGATGCGAAGAAAGACGATCTGCGCGAGTTGCGCACCAAAATCCAGATGGTGTTTCAGGACCCGATATCGTCTCTGTCGCCGCGCATGACGATCAGCAACATTCTGAGTGAGCCTCTCGAAATCCACGGTCGTGGCGACGCGAAATACCGCGCCGAGAAAGTTCGCAATCTTCTGAAGGCCATCGGTCTGGGAGAAAGCGCGCTCAACCGCTATCCGCAT from the Agrobacterium vaccinii genome contains:
- a CDS encoding glycosyltransferase family 32 protein; the encoded protein is MPDKAYFDEMLARARRAIEQANFENARDILGQLSQASEQHLMGEKTALGLPRKLHSAYLRLAKTQGDAVTKTGYQYLLVPPPDVFELYGRFSLEDRREIAARNREPVPKILHQIWIGDKQVPVSTLAWAAHAAHHGLDYRLWREADLEAAGILAHPIFARMLADGDYPGAVDVARYIILHAFGGIYLDCDFYPARDDISFSDVLPMIGLTAFGEDVPRQTGTGSILLANSFIATPPGHPVFKRMLDAFPEIFERLPKAPAWWATGPLIFTVVARAGSVCLAGGDFVAANVPDRSPLSEVEAIRERGDANGDGLLIAWKSW
- a CDS encoding polysaccharide deacetylase family protein, whose protein sequence is MTERLLLDTLDEFASRGVVADLWLRDDDATQPSAALDRLLALSAEFSVPMTLAVIPEPTDISLAYRLAQTSGIDVAVHGWAHRNHATPAEKKRELGLHRPLDAVMDDLRLGFDKLTSLHEARFVPMLVPPWNRIDDAVIAELPQIGFKALSVYGPEKSNVFPLFNTHVDVIDWRGTRGGKDHDLLFAETAERMREALATGGMTGILTHHLDHDESVWAFLHHLFSLTADHPGCRWRSSRQWLAGISP
- a CDS encoding glycosyltransferase family 4 protein; protein product: MKIAFYAPLKSPHHPVPSGDRLMSRLLIKAMQLCGHEVTVVSELRSFLREPDGDANTSLRVTASAEKERIIADWRANGRPDIWFCYHPYYKARDLLGPDLCRRFELPYVTAEASYSARRNASGWSETQAELLDDLRFAAVNICFTRRDRDGLIHADPNLACTMLPPFIDASRFVTTAPNPTDNHLVTVAMMRSGDKFSSYQALASALALVPKNFTWTLNIIGDGPERDAVQRLFETFDPNRIVWHGEQNPTNVADILSRSSLYVWPGHGEAYGLAYLEAQAAGLPVIAENIAGVPEVVRDGETGLLTASGDIKAYADAVMTLLTQHDLRRDMARKARQFATEERSLENAAATLNGILTNLPEQTS
- a CDS encoding ABC transporter ATP-binding protein — its product is MSSGADLLRIEDLQVSFSLMGGKIDAVRNTSLRILPGKVTALVGESGSGKSVIGQTIMGIQPRTASVKGRVLFSDPARPGKEPVDLLRLEQDGKPMRAIRGNRIGLIFQEPMTSFSPLHTVGNQIDEALRIHSVLTPKERQEKMEETLDLVGFSNPVKICTMYPFELSGGMRQRAMIAMALICRPALLIADEPTTALDVTIQAQILKLLRDLQSRLNMGMLLITHDLGVVANIADEVAVIYQGEIMEAGPVSEIFRSPSHPYLKGLMAAVPHFDMKPGERLKALREVIVDKESLIGKKSATVDKAQGVLLSVKNVSKTYTTRKSSWFTSGKSSATKAVDGVSFDILRGECLGLVGESGSGKTTVSKILMRAVRPDEGSIIFHSRNGDIDVLDAKKDDLRELRTKIQMVFQDPISSLSPRMTISNILSEPLEIHGRGDAKYRAEKVRNLLKAIGLGESALNRYPHSFSGGQRQRIGIARALTLGPELLICDEPVSALDVSVQAQILNLLKDLQKDLGLTYLFISHNLAVVDYMADRVAVMCEGKIVELAPRETLMRHPVHPYTKSLLAAVPFPDLDRPLDFSTIAKISATGKFDWGKQFRDSDDGGLITADLGGGHLVLANGNVDVAELRS
- a CDS encoding nucleotide sugar dehydrogenase, with product MTSSSNAQQLLDLIQSKKAKAGVIGLGYVGLPLAMTIARSGFEVVGFDIDPGKITAIDAGESYIEAVSHDVLNGARADGLFTATCDFAKLGECDVIAICVPTPLTKYRDPDLSYVENTCREIAATLRPGQLIVLESTTYPGTTDGIVKSILEKTGLRSATDFFLGFSPEREDPGNRDFQTSTIPKVVAGDGEDAGQLMAAFYGAVVKTVVPVSTNATAEAVKITENVFRAVNIALVNELKVVYEAMGIDIWEVIDAAKTKPFGFMPFYPGPGLGGHCIPIDPFYLTWKSREYELPTRFIELAGQINTGMPRHIVGRLAEALDIHRGKALSRSKVLIVGLAYKKNVPDIRESPSLKLIELIKERSGQPSYYDSYVSEIPKTREYGDLLGMKSVTWDAQTIGAFDAVLIATDHDDIDYQSLSEWAPLIIDTRNAFARRGIVASHIIKA
- a CDS encoding class I SAM-dependent methyltransferase; amino-acid sequence: MSRLDSFIRRLTAQRDILNHVHADLDLPAQGAVMEIGLGNGRTFNHLRELFPDRRIVAFDRAMGAHASSVPDEKDLVIGEIAETAQDYLGGEASLVHADIGTGYPEKDAVTLTWLPQLVAGMLAKGGVAVSGLPLEENSLNPIPVPASVPEDRYFLYRKV